In Candidatus Methanomethylicota archaeon, the sequence ATAAGCGCCTAATTCGCGGTTTACATCTATGGAGGTGAAAGGTAAATTTTTATCTGCCCTTTTCGCTGAAACTTTCACTTTAATGCCTTCTTTAAAGTTGAATTTCTCCGCTACCAAGGTTTTGATGCTTTCCAGAGTTGGGTCTGTTTCATAACAGAAGGCAAACCATGCGACGCCGAAAACCCTCATTAGAGACTTTTCAAGCTCAGTTAAATCTGTTCTTTCGTTTAGCTCCAAAACAATTCTTCCTCGAATTCTTCTGATTTTCTGAAATTCTAATCCTTCAATAGCTTTC encodes:
- a CDS encoding THUMP domain-containing protein, producing MFDCVLIHYGELGLKGLNRPIFEKKLVENLRKAIEGLEFQKIRRIRGRIVLELNERTDLTELEKSLMRVFGVAWFAFCYETDPTLESIKTLVAEKFNFKEGIKVKVSAKRADKNLPFTSIDVNRELGAY